The genomic region TACGGCTGCTGACTCTTTCTCTGCCGAGGTTTTATCGCTCATGATGGAtcactttatttttaacgTGTACATTTCATCCTATGACTCACACCTCACATCTCACAAACGCTCCACCGCTAACGTTACGATGGGAACATCCCCCACGCGTGGCCGCTAACCTATCGCTTGCACCGCAACAGATGGCTCCGAGGAGCTGTACGACGACGAGAACGAGTCGTTCAACGTAACCACCACGCCGCCGGAGAAAGGTCATCATTAGTACATCATTAGAGTAGTAACGCGTTGTACCTGCCTGGACTTTCATTAACTGCACCATCAGTAGTGACACGCACCACCTAGCACTGAAAAGTTGATAGCACGCTCTCGAGAGCACTAGGCAAATAGATGAAAGTACTTTGCTTAATAGACtactaaaatataaatttgtttttgttgtctaTTTCTTTGAAcattgatttttgaaatagACTTAGTTGGATATAGTCAATTATTTGACTGTTAAAAAGTTTTGTTGACTAGAACAAATATTTAAGATTGGGTTCTTACTTATcagaaaaaaagtataaagtGTATCACATAAACAAGTAAAGTAGCTATGAAGTAGATAATAGCTGCGGTTAATCCTTTTAAAAAGCTACCAGTTTCCCAACGGCACTTACAAGTTCTCCTTCCAGTCTAATGTCCTGCTTGCTGAAACCACCCCAAACATCCATCGTATCTAGCTCGCTACAGTTCACCACCAACTAGAAGTTGATGCGTAAACGAACCCGACCCATTTTAAATGCAACCCCGGATAACAACTTACTTTTAATCCGTTTTGCATCCAACCAACCAGTTTTCACTTACTTGCTCGCTGCGTGGGATGCTGATGTACAAGTACTCATCCAGTCTATCGCACCCAATTTTACAGGAAAACCCAACATTCACAAGCACTCTGGCTACGTCAACACCGCCATCGGAGAGAACGTGGAGCTGGTGTGCCTATACGACAGCTACCCGAGCCCGACCAAGATCCAGTGGCTTAAGAATGATGGCGTGATTCAACCGTCCAGCCAGACGACCATCACGAACGATCATCACAACCATCACGATCGCACGCGACTGCTGATCAAGAACATCCAACAGAAGGATCTGGTGGCGTACTACTGCAGGATCGATGTAAGTAGCCAACAGCCGAGAGAGGTGCAGTTGGGAGAATGGTTCTCTAACCATTGGTACATGTTggcgttattttattttatttatttgttcataAGAATGAACTGGGCGACGCATCCTCGAAGACGTTCGTGGGACTTCAACCCAGTGGCGCCCATCTGATGCATTCCAACTTCTCCGATGGGCTGCTGCACACGTGGTGGAAGATTCACAGCAAGCAACCGATTGCCGAAGTGCAGTTGTTTTACAAGGCAGAAACGGTAAGCTACAAATCACCAACAAATAGTATTCCAAACGTTTGCGGATAAGGTTTTTGGTAGCAACAATCTCAACCCAAGGAACTAGAGACTTTGGTAATCGGTTTGAAAACACCTTCTGAAggaattcaaaaacaaaagtttgtcGAAAAAAGGTgcaaatcaacaaaacaaagttCTAAAGAGCAACAAATTTACATTGATACTCAAGGTATTGAGTATACTGTTGAACTTCCTGATAGAAGCTGAAATCACATCAGGAAACAAACCTAAATGGGTTTGTAACCGCCTGGCCATTACTCCAAAACAAAGATCATTCTACAGCGGCAAGATAAGAATCACCTTTCCAGCCGTTATGCCTTCCCATTATCCTCCATTTCTATCATGAGAATCCTCCTCTTGGGGAAGCTCTCCATGGCCCTCCAAAATGGTACGATTATGACGCACAGATGTACCATCGTGGTACTCCATTATTCCGCCTAACGCTCAACAGGCCCAAGTCGAGTACGGCCTATGGTGTAATgcctttaaagttgttttttccGGCGTGCTGCCGTAAGGTATTGTCTAAAGCAAGGGAGGAAAGATAATGTCGCTTCGACAAACGATACCAACAGTCGGTACTTGATATAACATGATATCCGATAAGGGATGATACTTAAAGAAAACGGCACCAAATATCAAGGGCAATATCTGAGGTATATCGATCGATTCTTAGGAAGCTTTACGGACATGATGttcaaaaaatgtgaaaattacTCCAATATCATTGAACGGATTCTCTACATGCTTTGTGTGGGCTAAGAAATCCGACAACTCTCAAATTGCAAAATAAGCAGTGCTTAAATCTGCTCAGATTTTGGAGAACTCATGCACCGCTGGCATATCGGGTTTCgttgaagattcattaatcttcGATGATTTATGAATTGTAGGTGAAGGTTTCCGGATCAATgagttttttgaaaattgtgtgATTCATGagttgttgatttttcatggaaCGCTGATTacccgaaggaaggaaaaaaatacgcTCTCACATATTGCTGAAAGATACATAAACCACAATTCTATAACAGATACTTCGAATCGATGCTTTATCCTCTTTCAAGGCTAAAGTATCAGTAAATTTCCAAAAGGTTGCCGATAAACCCATTGTTTTTActaattttaaacaataataaaaggaCTGCACTAACGTTCTACCTGAGCGGCGGTTACCATCTAACGGAGGGACAGTTGGAAAATTCCCCAGCGTACAGATAAAACCCGGTTCCCCGGCATTCCCCGTAATACCTTCACCTTTTAGCAACAACCCTTTCCCCTTTCTACCATCGAAATCCGTTAACGTATGGGAATTAATTTTGACAGACGTGCCAACCATTTGACCTATGCCTTTATTTCCCCTGTCTCCCTCACTCTTCCCGCAGGGCAACTATGTGGTAGTGGATGCGGAAATTACCAGCTACGACCAGAACCAAGATGGAAATACCTGGATGTAAGTAAAACCCTCTTCTTGTCCTTCGTAAAGCGTTCTTCTTCCATCCATTGATAACGAGCATTAAGTCCTTTTTGGAAAAGCTTTCAACAGCCCTAGCCTACCCATTTCCGCATGTTGCACTTTGGCATACCTTTTAACCGATTTCCCACCGTTTCCGGTTCGTCTTTCCTGCCTTCCTGTTTGCGCAGGGTACGCAAATCGATCCGACTCCCGGAGGGCACGTGGTTCGTGACGGCGCGGGCACGCAACACCGAGGGCTGGTCGGCCGCCGAGAACACCCCGCACCAGTTCCAGATCCCGAACGCGATGGACAACATTCAGGTGGCGTCCATCGGTGGCGGAACGGGCGCCAGCCATCGGACGCTTCCGGTCGTGCCTGCCGTTCTGCTGgcgctgcttctgctgcccTTCTGCGCACAATCGATGGCGTACTAAAGGTGGTTGCACACAGCAACCGCAACGTGCACGCGGATGCCCGCCGGCACCGGTAAACGCAACACACATCctagcaacacacacacacacacacgaatcCTCTGCTGCAGTTAGGATTTGCTAGTGTATTTATTATCCAGCCAAAAACATTGTACTAACTCCATGCCTGTGGGGTTGCGACGGACGGAACAAATCGTTGACGCTAGCGCGAAGGACTAATCATCCGGCAGGGATGAGTCCCAACCCAAAAAAACATCCAGGATCAGTTAGCAGATACCGTAATGCGTCAACGGGCATGTGATTTTGTGGTCTTGAACCGTCTGTAAATCACCAAACTTGGAGGGAACCAAGGGAAACGAATGCGAGTGGCATTAAACGAACACATTCGCTTCTCCAAAGGGAAGAAATAAATCTTGGATCGTTTTGTAAAAAAGCCACCACCTGGATTAAGAAGATGATGGGAAGAAAGAGAGGAGAGTATATGGATATGTAGGCGAGGAAATTAGGTGTATTTGTTAGGCAAAGAGATGAAAACGTGCAAAGAGGAAGTAAACAATTCTACCAAAAGAAGAATCTTCACATCAGTCTAGAAAGTGTATTTTTCCGTGTATGTTAACCTGATTGTTACATTcgtatgttgttttttccgttCTGTCCGaatcatttttccttcttattGTTTCACCTGTTGACCATACGTCCTTCGATTGTGCAAGGTTGGCTCCTAGAAGGAAACTAGTGTAAAAGTTTGCTACGGTGCAGTTGCCAACTCTACAAGGATTGTTTGGCAGTTCACACTCTGTTTCATGCAAGTCGTCCTAGTAGGAACGTACGATAAActaaaaagagaaaacttAACAAATCCTTTGAATGCCTTTCCTTCCATTTGAAATGCACGCGAAAATATGCAGCTTTTGATATGGACACAAGAGAACAACGAATCCGAATGTCctagaaaaaatatataaagtaCCAAAAATTgccttttaaaatattttcctacgTGGCACAGCAACGATAACGTTCAGAATGAAAGTTTATATTGAAAGTCGACGGCAGCTGCGTTAATAATTGGACGActaaattccaacaaaatcgtttaaaaacaacaggtagagaataaaaaaccccttctgataacatttaaaaaggATAATTTAATCTGGATCCTACTACAGTCACGTTTCTCTCGCCTAAAATACTAT from Anopheles coustani chromosome 3, idAnoCousDA_361_x.2, whole genome shotgun sequence harbors:
- the LOC131265942 gene encoding hemicentin-2-like, translated to MLINRFLMTRREALPQSSISVSKEQRAKQEGTAPEDSPVEYDEYEDEEDPPSQERPVVSDNSATNLLTKDYIEQVDPGETVTLKCDVSNPQPTNIILWYFKKQVIYQAQNKLSTDPRIKRNEDFSLQIENVQVSDEGVYSCQLLPNNVTVKIELQVKTPPRDVHLMHGNRILNETVEVEANQKRFILLCSAKGHPTSQITWYYKGRHLDKEYSQQIGIVLRNEFIDIHTVKAKHAGDYECLAQNGIGEPVSRTVAVIVKDGSEELYDDENESFNVTTTPPEKGKPNIHKHSGYVNTAIGENVELVCLYDSYPSPTKIQWLKNDGVIQPSSQTTITNDHHNHHDRTRLLIKNIQQKDLVAYYCRIDNELGDASSKTFVGLQPSGAHLMHSNFSDGLLHTWWKIHSKQPIAEVQLFYKAETGNYVVVDAEITSYDQNQDGNTWMVRKSIRLPEGTWFVTARARNTEGWSAAENTPHQFQIPNAMDNIQVASIGGGTGASHRTLPVVPAVLLALLLLPFCAQSMAY